In the Synechococcus sp. Nb3U1 genome, one interval contains:
- the rpsK gene encoding 30S ribosomal protein S11: MARQQRRGRKVKKNIPSGVAYIQSTFNNTIVTITDPNGDVVSWASAGSTGFKGAKKGTPFAAQTAAESAARQAMENGMRQIEVMVSGPGSGRETAIRSLQATGLEITLIRDITPIPHNGCRPPKRRRV; this comes from the coding sequence ATGGCTCGGCAGCAACGGCGCGGACGTAAGGTCAAAAAGAACATCCCCAGCGGGGTGGCTTACATTCAGTCCACTTTCAACAACACCATCGTCACGATTACGGATCCCAACGGCGATGTGGTGTCCTGGGCCTCCGCAGGATCTACCGGGTTCAAAGGTGCCAAAAAAGGTACCCCCTTCGCGGCCCAGACCGCCGCAGAAAGCGCAGCGCGTCAGGCGATGGAGAACGGCATGCGCCAAATCGAGGTGATGGTGAGCGGTCCTGGCTCGGGTCGAGAAACGGCGATTCGGTCTCTACAGGCAACGGGCTTGGAAATCACCCTGATTCGGGACATCACTCCCATCCCCCACAACGGATGTCGTCCCCCCAAGCGGCGGCGCGTCTAA